Proteins from a genomic interval of Stigmatopora nigra isolate UIUO_SnigA chromosome 19, RoL_Snig_1.1, whole genome shotgun sequence:
- the LOC144213064 gene encoding uncharacterized protein LOC144213064, translated as MLQQILKDMYIDPDVLEALNEDQKKTLFIKMRQEQVRRWKEREEKLEREGERKKPKKANSKNVSWLLGRDGDVAVIVIGEVDELTSKFICSGLAEKKTSCPQNNTNNQTILKSRINAEVPADRENLSSRTQPGISLNLKAKSVVANTLHPLAVSVSEHSSPSESAHEEEMTVNVTEEESAIQPRLPRRSNAVLVRPAIASVTPGPINARPGLVNLMQTSTAPSPSLKMDSETTLVTPKLDSQSRRFEKIEPPLQTARGVDEVEAPGRTSSMKMGSSGSTPPNAGRGRVAQLMKTFSVDSPNSPKPAPRTKPPLPTKPGHLCVATTSSVR; from the exons ATGCTGCAGCAGATCCTAAAAGACATGTACATCGATCCCGATGTTTTGGAAGCTCTCAATGAGGACCAAAAAAAGACACTGTTCATAAAGATGCGACAGGAGCAGGTGCGGCGTTGGAAAGAGCGTGAAGAGAAACTGGAGCGAGAAGGTGAAaggaaaaagccaaaaaaag CCAACAGCAAGAATGTGAGCTGGCTGCTCGGGCGGGATGGAGATGTGGCTGTTATTGTGATTGGAGAAGTGGATGAGTTGACTTCCAAGTTCATCTGCTCAGGGTTGGCAGAAAAGAAAACATCATGTCCACAGAACAACACAAa CAATCAAACCATTTTGAAGAGCAGAATAAATGCTGAAGTCCCTGCTGATAGAGAAAACCTTTCTTCTCGGACACAACCTGGAATATCCTTGAATTTAAAG GCCAAATCTGTGGTGGCGAACACTTTACATCCTCTGGCG GTGTCAGTGAGTGAGCATTCATCACCATCGGAATCTGCACACGAG GAAGAGATGACAGTCAACGTGACTGAGGAGGAAAGTGCCATCCAACCCAGACTTCCCAGGAGATCCAACGCTGTCCTTGTGAGGCCGGCAATTGCCAGTGTGACGCCGGGGCCCATCAATGCGAGACCCGGCCTCGTAAATCTTATGCAGACCAGCACGGCGCCATCTCCTTCTCTAAAAATGGACAGTGAGACAACGTTGGTGACTCCCAAATTGGACTCGCAGTCACGAAGGTTTGAAAAGATTGAGCCGCCGCTGCAAACAGCAAGAG GTGTAGATGAAGTAGAAGCACCCGGCAGAACATCCTCAATGAAGATGGGCTCATCTGGGAGCACGCCACCCAATGCGGGGCGGGGCCGCGTGGCCCAGCTGATGAAAACCTTCAGTGTTGATAGTCCGAATTCCCCAAAGCCTGCCCCGCGCACAAAGCCTCCTCTCCCAACCAAACCTGGCCACTTGTGCGTCGCCACCACTTCTTCTGTCAGGTAA
- the puraa gene encoding purine-rich element binding protein Aa, protein MADRDSGSEQGGAATGPGFGSMHSAAAGPVSASVLQHETQELASKRVDIQNKRFYLDVKQNAKGRFLKIAEVGAGGNKSRLTLSMSVAVEFRDYLGDFIEHYAQLGPSNPGMVHDEPRRALKSEFLVRENRKYYMDLKENQRGRFLRVRQTVSRGPGLVSTQGQTIALPAQGLIEFRDALAKLIDDYGVEEEPTELPEGSSVTVDSKRFFFDVGSNKYGVFMRVSEVKPTYRNSITVPYKVWSKFGNTFCKYADEMKKIQEKQREKRACEMEEEEEEEEEEEEEEEEEDEEVQADDGDED, encoded by the coding sequence ATGGCGGATAGAGACAGTGGAAGTGAGCAAGGAGGAGCAGCCACGGGCCCAGGCTTCGGTTCCATGCACTCGGCTGCGGCAGGGCCGGTCTCGGCGTCCGTCCTCCAACACGAGACACAAGAGCTGGCGTCAAAGCGGGTTGACATCCAAAACAAACGCTTCTATTTGGATGTAAAGCAGAACGCCAAAGGCCGCTTCTTGAAGATAGCCGAAGTCGGGGCCGGGGGCAACAAGAGCCGCCTCACTCTTTCCATGTCCGTGGCGGTCGAGTTCCGCGACTACTTGGGGGACTTCATCGAGCACTACGCCCAGCTGGGTCCCAGTAACCCTGGCATGGTGCACGACGAGCCGCGGCGAGCGCTGAAAAGCGAGTTCCTGGTGCGGGAAAATCGGAAGTATTACATGGATCTAAAGGAGAACCAGAGGGGACGGTTCCTGCGGGTCCGGCAGACCGTCAGCCGGGGCCCCGGCTTGGTGTCAACGCAGGGCCAGACCATCGCCCTGCCGGCCCAAGGACTTATCGAGTTCCGCGACGCTTTGGCCAAACTTATTGACGATTACGGCGTGGAGGAGGAGCCCACGGAGCTGCCCGAGGGCTCATCGGTGACTGTGGACAGCAAGCGTTTCTTCTTCGACGTGGGCTCCAACAAGTACGGCGTGTTCATGCGGGTAAGCGAGGTCAAACCCACGTACCGCAACTCCATCACGGTGCCCTACAAAGTGTGGTCCAAATTCGGGAATACTTTCTGTAAATACGCTGACGAGATGAAGAAGATCCAGGAGAAGCAGCGCGAGAAGCGAGCGTGCGagatggaggaggaagaggaggaagaggaggaggaggaggaagaagaggaggaggaagatgaggaggtgCAGGCGGACGATGGAGACGAGGATTGA